In Rhodoferax koreense, a genomic segment contains:
- a CDS encoding response regulator translates to MRILVVEDDDGIAEGLQANLRQRGYAVDVCFSIAAAWEALGQEAFDLVLLDLGLVDGDGVELLQRLRHAPGGKALPDPQTPVLIMTARDQVSDRISGLNLGADDYLTKPFDVDELEARMRALLRRAAGRAHPLLSHGELVVDPANHTVLRRGRPVDLSPREFTLLLVLLESRGRVQSRAQLEARLYNWQDTVESNTVEVHVHHLRRKLGDGVIVTMRGVGYFIPREE, encoded by the coding sequence ATGCGCATCCTGGTGGTGGAAGACGACGACGGCATCGCGGAAGGCCTGCAGGCCAACCTGCGCCAGCGCGGCTACGCGGTGGACGTCTGTTTTTCCATCGCCGCCGCCTGGGAGGCGCTCGGCCAAGAGGCGTTCGACCTGGTGTTGCTCGACCTGGGCCTGGTCGATGGCGACGGTGTCGAACTGCTGCAGCGGCTGCGCCACGCGCCCGGCGGCAAGGCCCTGCCCGACCCGCAGACCCCGGTACTCATCATGACCGCGCGCGACCAGGTGAGCGACCGCATCAGCGGGCTCAACCTCGGCGCCGACGACTACCTCACCAAACCCTTCGACGTGGACGAACTCGAGGCCCGCATGCGCGCCCTGCTGCGCCGTGCCGCGGGCCGTGCGCATCCGCTGCTGTCGCATGGCGAACTCGTGGTCGACCCGGCGAACCATACGGTGCTGCGCCGCGGCCGGCCGGTGGACCTGTCGCCACGCGAATTCACGCTGCTGCTGGTGCTGCTCGAATCGCGCGGCCGGGTGCAGTCGCGCGCCCAACTCGAGGCCCGGCTCTACAACTGGCAGGACACGGTGGAGAGCAACACCGTGGAGGTGCACGTGCACCACCTGCGCCGCAAGCTCGGCGATGGCGTGATCGTCACCATGCGCGGCGTGGGCTATTTCATTCCCAGGGAAGAATGA
- a CDS encoding phosphatase PAP2 family protein, translating to MLLNAPNPPLAPPLPAPRSHFWRVTLVGLLLLLAWDASGLDLPLARWFGTAEGFPWRENWFVVKVLHDSAQRLGWIWLAVMTLAVFWPVGFMRRLSRVERAGMVGGTLVALLAIIWLKLASHTSCPWDLSEFGGTATYVSHWNWSLRDGGGGHCFPGGHASTGFALVTGYFGLREQAPRAARLWLLAALATGFGLGLVQQMRGAHFTSHTLWTAWICWTVAGLAHAALRRWLAQSPAAATVS from the coding sequence ATGCTCCTGAACGCCCCGAATCCCCCCCTCGCGCCGCCACTGCCCGCGCCGCGCAGCCATTTCTGGCGCGTCACCCTGGTCGGCCTGCTGCTGTTGCTGGCCTGGGACGCTTCGGGCCTGGATCTGCCCCTCGCGCGCTGGTTCGGCACGGCCGAGGGGTTCCCCTGGCGCGAGAACTGGTTCGTCGTCAAGGTGCTGCACGATTCGGCCCAGCGCCTGGGCTGGATCTGGCTGGCCGTCATGACGCTGGCGGTGTTCTGGCCGGTGGGCTTCATGCGCCGGCTCAGCCGCGTCGAACGCGCCGGCATGGTCGGCGGCACCTTGGTGGCGCTGCTGGCCATCATCTGGCTCAAGCTCGCCAGCCACACCAGCTGCCCATGGGATCTGTCGGAATTCGGCGGCACGGCGACCTACGTCTCGCACTGGAACTGGAGCCTGCGCGACGGCGGCGGCGGCCACTGCTTCCCCGGCGGCCATGCGTCCACGGGTTTTGCGCTGGTGACGGGCTATTTCGGCCTGCGCGAACAGGCGCCGCGCGCAGCACGCCTGTGGCTGCTGGCCGCGCTGGCCACCGGCTTCGGCCTGGGACTGGTGCAGCAGATGCGCGGTGCGCATTTCACCAGCCACACCCTGTGGACGGCCTGGATCTGCTGGACCGTGGCGGGGCTGGCCCATGCGGCGCTGCGCCGCTGGCTGGCGCAGTCGCCAGCCGCAGCGACGGTCAGCTGA
- the pyk gene encoding pyruvate kinase, which translates to MQSDTRDTRISRHATKIVATLGPASSDMELLVKMIQNKVSVVRLNFSHGKAQDHIDRAQMVREAARRAGREVAIMADLQGPKIRVGKFAEGKVWLEPGAKFVLDAARSEPGDLDGVGLDYKDLPRDVKAGDRLLLNDGLIVLTVDAVRGEQVHTTVKLGGELSNNKGINKEGGGLTAPALTAKDMEDIKTAMSFQADYVAVSFPKNATDMEMARQLCNVAAAEFGHKPGMIAKIERAEAIPRLEEILRASDGIMVARGDLAVEVGNATVPALQKKMIRMAREMDKVVITATQMMESMITNPVPTRAEVSDVANAVLDGTDAVMLSAETASGKYPLETVREMSRICEAAEAAEDLELDADFSGKKYARIDQSIAMGALFTAHHLGAKAIVALTESGSTLLWMSRHRAHIPIYALTSRIATQRKLALYRNVRPLLMDPQTDRDTALEQAEAHLKKRGLVQSGDIYAITCGEPMGAPGGTNMLKICKVS; encoded by the coding sequence ATGCAAAGCGACACCCGTGATACCCGCATCTCGCGCCACGCCACCAAGATCGTTGCCACCCTCGGGCCGGCGTCCAGCGACATGGAACTGCTGGTGAAGATGATCCAGAACAAGGTCAGCGTGGTGCGGCTGAACTTCAGCCACGGCAAGGCGCAGGACCACATCGACCGGGCGCAGATGGTGCGCGAGGCCGCGCGCCGCGCCGGCCGGGAAGTGGCCATCATGGCCGACCTGCAGGGGCCGAAGATCCGGGTGGGCAAGTTCGCCGAAGGCAAGGTCTGGCTCGAGCCCGGCGCCAAGTTCGTGCTCGATGCCGCGCGCAGCGAGCCGGGCGACCTGGACGGCGTCGGCCTCGACTACAAGGACCTGCCGCGCGACGTGAAGGCCGGCGACCGGCTGCTGCTCAACGACGGCCTGATCGTGCTCACCGTGGACGCCGTGCGCGGCGAGCAGGTGCACACCACGGTCAAGCTCGGCGGGGAGCTCTCCAACAACAAGGGCATCAACAAGGAGGGCGGCGGCCTCACCGCGCCGGCGCTCACCGCCAAGGACATGGAGGACATCAAGACCGCGATGAGCTTCCAGGCCGACTACGTCGCGGTGAGCTTCCCGAAGAACGCCACCGACATGGAAATGGCGCGCCAGCTGTGCAACGTGGCGGCCGCCGAGTTCGGCCACAAGCCCGGCATGATCGCCAAGATCGAGCGTGCCGAGGCCATTCCGCGGCTGGAAGAGATTTTGCGCGCGAGCGACGGCATCATGGTGGCGCGCGGCGACCTGGCGGTGGAGGTCGGCAATGCGACCGTGCCGGCACTGCAGAAGAAGATGATCCGCATGGCGCGCGAGATGGACAAGGTGGTCATCACCGCCACGCAGATGATGGAGTCGATGATCACGAATCCGGTGCCCACCCGCGCCGAGGTCAGCGACGTGGCCAACGCCGTGCTCGACGGCACCGACGCGGTCATGCTCTCGGCCGAGACCGCATCCGGCAAATACCCGCTCGAGACCGTGCGGGAGATGAGCCGCATCTGCGAAGCCGCCGAGGCTGCGGAAGACCTGGAGCTCGATGCCGACTTCAGCGGCAAGAAATACGCCCGCATCGACCAGTCGATCGCCATGGGCGCGCTGTTCACCGCCCACCACCTCGGCGCCAAGGCCATCGTGGCCCTCACCGAGTCAGGCTCGACGCTGCTGTGGATGAGCCGGCATCGCGCCCACATCCCGATCTACGCCTTGACCTCGCGCATCGCCACGCAGCGCAAGCTCGCGCTGTACCGCAACGTGCGGCCGCTGCTGATGGACCCGCAGACCGATCGCGACACCGCGCTGGAACAGGCCGAGGCCCACCTGAAGAAGCGTGGCCTGGTGCAGTCTGGCGATATCTACGCCATCACCTGCGGCGAGCCCATGGGCGCGCCCGGCGGCACCAACATGCTGAAGATCTGCAAGGTCAGCTGA
- a CDS encoding fatty acid desaturase — protein sequence MTPVSEPRVPVMGTPVTKPTTASVADAARTATWPDPLAPTAPLPHRKVIRSWLLPLSERSTWRALVLLAFDYALLAALLAGVVLFDSVWLMLLCGLAAGFVIGRLFVVGHDGCHQSLTPHRKLNKWLGRIAFLPSLTAYSLWDVGHNVVHHGFTNLKGVDFVWAPLTREEYDALSPLGRLMQRIYRSGWGPGMYYMIEIWWKKMMFPRKSVMGSTNRAIFTWDCLLVTGFAAVWIAALVAAALVTDQSVTLLLLLGFVVPMFFWFNMMGFVIYGHHTHVRVSWHDDRAVWQRAQPFVSTTVHLTFPAHIGNMLHHIMEHTAHHVDMSIPLYKLKAAQAKLEELLPGRIVVQPFSWRWYFDTARACKLYDFTQNCWTDFKGRATSAPRAMPA from the coding sequence ATGACCCCAGTGTCTGAACCCCGCGTGCCCGTGATGGGCACACCTGTGACAAAACCCACCACGGCCTCCGTGGCCGATGCCGCCCGCACGGCGACCTGGCCCGATCCGCTCGCGCCCACGGCGCCGCTGCCGCACCGCAAGGTGATCCGCTCCTGGTTGCTGCCGCTGTCCGAGCGCTCCACCTGGCGCGCCCTGGTGCTGCTGGCCTTCGACTACGCGCTGCTCGCCGCGCTGCTGGCCGGCGTGGTGCTGTTCGATTCGGTGTGGCTGATGCTGCTGTGCGGCCTGGCCGCGGGTTTCGTCATCGGCCGGCTGTTCGTGGTCGGCCACGACGGCTGCCACCAGAGCCTCACGCCGCACCGCAAGCTCAACAAATGGCTCGGCCGCATTGCCTTCCTGCCATCGCTGACCGCCTACAGCCTGTGGGACGTGGGCCACAACGTCGTGCACCACGGCTTCACCAACCTCAAGGGCGTGGATTTCGTGTGGGCGCCGCTCACGCGCGAGGAATACGATGCGCTGTCGCCATTGGGCCGGCTGATGCAGCGCATCTACCGCAGTGGCTGGGGGCCGGGCATGTACTACATGATCGAGATCTGGTGGAAGAAGATGATGTTCCCGCGCAAGTCGGTCATGGGCTCCACCAACCGCGCCATCTTCACCTGGGACTGCCTGCTCGTCACCGGTTTCGCCGCAGTATGGATCGCCGCCCTGGTGGCCGCCGCGCTGGTCACCGACCAATCGGTCACCCTGCTGCTCCTGCTCGGCTTCGTCGTGCCCATGTTCTTCTGGTTCAACATGATGGGCTTCGTGATCTACGGCCACCACACCCATGTGCGGGTGTCGTGGCATGACGACCGCGCGGTCTGGCAACGGGCCCAGCCCTTCGTCTCGACCACGGTGCACCTCACGTTCCCGGCCCACATCGGCAACATGCTGCACCACATCATGGAGCACACCGCGCACCACGTGGACATGAGCATCCCGCTCTACAAGCTCAAGGCCGCGCAGGCCAAGCTGGAGGAACTGCTGCCGGGCCGGATCGTGGTGCAGCCGTTTTCCTGGCGCTGGTACTTCGACACCGCGCGCGCCTGCAAGCTGTACGACTTCACCCAGAACTGCTGGACCGACTTCAAGGGACGGGCCACGAGCGCCCCCCGGGCGATGCCGGCCTGA
- a CDS encoding hemerythrin domain-containing protein, whose product MAQLEWSDALSLDLPLMDDTHREFVDLLAVVQSAPDGQLPAAWLQLIAHTEDHFGQEDRWMLATRFASGNCHSLQHKVVLQVMREGAVRAAAGDLASVREMARELALWFPQHAQSMDAALALHLRRAGFDPATGVVSSPDALPKEPVHGCGGACTSARDTAQA is encoded by the coding sequence ATGGCCCAGCTCGAATGGTCCGACGCCCTGTCGCTCGACCTGCCCCTCATGGACGACACCCACCGCGAATTCGTCGATCTGCTCGCGGTGGTGCAATCCGCGCCCGATGGGCAACTGCCCGCAGCCTGGCTGCAACTGATCGCCCACACCGAAGACCATTTCGGCCAGGAAGACCGCTGGATGCTGGCCACGCGCTTCGCCTCGGGCAACTGCCACAGCCTGCAGCACAAGGTGGTGCTGCAGGTGATGCGCGAAGGTGCGGTGCGGGCAGCGGCCGGCGACCTGGCCAGCGTGCGCGAGATGGCCCGTGAACTCGCACTGTGGTTTCCCCAGCATGCGCAAAGCATGGACGCGGCGCTCGCGCTGCACTTGCGCCGTGCCGGCTTCGATCCCGCCACCGGTGTGGTCAGCAGCCCCGACGCCCTGCCCAAGGAGCCGGTGCACGGCTGTGGCGGCGCGTGTACCAGCGCCCGGGACACGGCGCAGGCCTGA
- a CDS encoding phosphoglycerate kinase, whose product MNVLRFSDLCAQGRVKGQRVFIRADLNVPQDDDGRITEDTRIRASVPCIELALKAGAAVMVTSHLGRPTEGAFKPEDSLAPVAKRLSELLGREVPLVADWVDGVTVAPGQVVLLENCRVNVGEKKNKPELAQKLAKLCDIFVNDAFGTAHRAEGTTYGIAEYAKIACAGPLLAAEIDAITKALAQPQRPLVAIVAGSKVSTKLTILKALSEKVDQLIVGGGIANTFMLAAGLKIGKSLAEPDLLDQARAVIDGMKARGAEVPIPTDVVTAKTFAADAPATVKAAADVAEDDLILDIGPETTAKLAAQLKAAGTIVWNGPVGVFEFDAFSKGTEGIARAIAESKAFSIAGGGDTLAAIAKYGIEKDVGYISTGGGAFLEMLEGKTLPALEILEKRAAG is encoded by the coding sequence ATGAACGTTCTTCGCTTCTCCGATCTGTGTGCCCAAGGCCGTGTCAAAGGCCAACGTGTCTTCATCCGGGCCGACCTCAACGTGCCGCAGGACGACGATGGCCGTATCACCGAGGACACCCGCATCCGTGCCTCGGTGCCGTGTATCGAACTCGCGCTCAAGGCCGGCGCCGCGGTGATGGTGACTTCGCACCTGGGGCGCCCGACCGAAGGCGCGTTCAAGCCCGAGGATTCGCTCGCCCCCGTGGCCAAGCGCCTGAGCGAATTGCTGGGCCGTGAGGTTCCGCTGGTCGCCGACTGGGTCGACGGCGTGACGGTCGCGCCCGGCCAGGTCGTGCTGCTCGAGAACTGCCGCGTCAACGTCGGCGAGAAGAAGAACAAGCCCGAACTCGCGCAGAAGCTGGCCAAGCTGTGCGACATCTTCGTCAACGACGCCTTCGGCACCGCGCACCGCGCCGAGGGCACGACCTACGGCATCGCCGAATACGCCAAGATCGCCTGCGCCGGCCCGCTGCTGGCCGCCGAGATCGACGCCATCACCAAGGCCCTGGCGCAGCCGCAGCGGCCGCTGGTGGCCATCGTCGCCGGCTCCAAGGTGTCGACCAAGCTGACCATCCTCAAGGCCCTCTCGGAGAAGGTGGATCAATTGATCGTCGGCGGCGGCATCGCCAACACCTTCATGCTGGCCGCCGGCCTGAAGATCGGCAAGAGCCTGGCCGAGCCCGATCTGCTGGACCAGGCCCGCGCCGTGATCGACGGCATGAAGGCGCGCGGCGCCGAGGTGCCGATCCCCACCGACGTGGTCACGGCCAAGACCTTTGCCGCCGATGCGCCGGCCACCGTCAAGGCCGCCGCCGACGTGGCCGAGGACGACCTGATCCTCGACATCGGCCCCGAAACGACGGCGAAGCTGGCCGCACAGCTCAAGGCCGCGGGCACCATCGTCTGGAACGGCCCGGTGGGTGTGTTCGAATTCGACGCGTTCTCCAAGGGCACCGAAGGCATCGCCCGGGCGATCGCCGAAAGCAAGGCCTTCAGCATTGCCGGCGGCGGCGACACGCTGGCCGCGATCGCCAAATACGGCATCGAGAAGGACGTGGGCTACATCTCCACCGGCGGCGGCGCCTTCCTGGAAATGCTGGAAGGCAAGACGCTGCCGGCGCTGGAAATCCTGGAGAAGCGGGCGGCCGGCTGA
- a CDS encoding AzlD domain-containing protein, whose product MSHEPGVTDLWTMVTIVGLACVTVIARCFFFISNRSWNLPHWAQRGLQYAPIAALAAVVLPEVVMTNGHLVATWADARLFGAAAGALGFYWKRDVLITIVVGMAVYLPLHIGLGW is encoded by the coding sequence ATGAGCCATGAACCTGGCGTCACCGACCTGTGGACCATGGTCACCATCGTCGGCCTGGCCTGCGTCACCGTGATCGCGCGCTGCTTCTTCTTCATCTCCAACCGATCGTGGAACCTGCCGCACTGGGCGCAGCGCGGCCTGCAATATGCGCCGATCGCCGCACTGGCCGCCGTGGTGCTGCCCGAAGTGGTGATGACCAACGGCCATCTCGTGGCGACCTGGGCCGATGCCCGGCTGTTCGGTGCCGCAGCCGGTGCCTTGGGCTTCTACTGGAAGCGCGACGTGCTGATCACCATCGTGGTCGGCATGGCGGTCTACCTTCCCTTGCACATCGGGCTGGGCTGGTAG
- a CDS encoding AzlC family ABC transporter permease, giving the protein MFLRRALREHPDFAQGLRDTWPQVPGVAAWGLMTGVAMVKSGMSVVEALAMAMLVFAGSSQLAAIPLLVAGAPMWIILATGFCVNLRFVVFSLHLRPYLMHLPLWERLVHGYLTADMSYVLFTRRFPHPSADPAQRIAQEAYLAGNCGLNWFSWVIASVVGVALTNAIPTSWGLGFAGILCLVGILCSLASTRLRLVAASVAAVAAVLTYALPLKLNIIAAIAVAVLLCLSLEKLRPDNKKVAT; this is encoded by the coding sequence GTGTTCCTGCGCCGCGCGTTACGAGAACACCCCGACTTCGCCCAGGGCCTGCGCGACACCTGGCCGCAGGTGCCGGGCGTGGCCGCCTGGGGGTTGATGACCGGCGTGGCCATGGTCAAGTCGGGCATGAGCGTGGTCGAGGCGCTGGCCATGGCGATGCTGGTGTTCGCCGGCAGTTCGCAGCTCGCGGCGATTCCGTTGCTCGTGGCCGGCGCGCCGATGTGGATCATCCTGGCCACGGGCTTCTGCGTGAACCTGCGCTTCGTGGTGTTCAGCCTGCACCTGCGACCCTACCTGATGCACCTGCCGCTGTGGGAGCGGCTGGTGCACGGCTACCTCACGGCCGACATGAGCTACGTGCTGTTCACGCGGCGTTTCCCGCATCCGAGCGCCGACCCGGCACAGCGCATCGCGCAAGAGGCGTATCTGGCGGGCAACTGCGGGCTCAACTGGTTCAGCTGGGTGATTGCCAGCGTGGTCGGCGTGGCCTTGACGAATGCGATCCCGACGAGTTGGGGCCTCGGCTTCGCGGGCATCCTGTGCCTGGTCGGCATCCTGTGTTCGCTGGCGAGCACCCGGCTGCGCCTGGTCGCGGCCAGCGTGGCGGCGGTGGCGGCGGTGCTGACCTATGCCCTGCCGCTCAAGCTCAACATCATCGCGGCCATCGCCGTGGCGGTGCTGCTGTGCCTGAGTCTCGAGAAGCTGCGGCCTGACAACAAGAAAGTTGCGACATGA
- the fmt gene encoding methionyl-tRNA formyltransferase, whose product MRIIFAGTPEFARVALARLAAAGFEIPLVLSQPDRPAGRGMKLQASPVKQFALEIGAAVAQPRSLRLDGKYPDDAAAAREAILAAKADAMVVAAYGLILPQWVLDAPRLGCLNIHASLLPRWRGAAPIHRAVEAGDRETGVTIMQMDAGLDTGDMLLVESLPIAASDTTASLHDRLATLGGRLIVEALELAACGGLRAVPQPVEGVTYAHKIEKAEAAIDWALPAEVIVRRIHAFDPFPGAASVLAGESLKIWDASVSSLPRPADAKSGEIVAVTPKGIAVAAMDSVVNLIRVQRPGGKRLAVQDFVRGAGVSVGQNFEARGI is encoded by the coding sequence ATGCGCATCATCTTCGCGGGCACGCCCGAGTTTGCCCGCGTGGCACTGGCCCGGCTCGCCGCGGCCGGCTTCGAGATTCCGCTGGTCCTGAGCCAGCCCGACCGGCCGGCCGGCCGTGGCATGAAGCTGCAAGCCTCGCCAGTGAAGCAGTTCGCGCTGGAGATCGGTGCCGCCGTGGCCCAGCCGCGCAGCCTGCGGCTCGACGGCAAATACCCCGATGACGCCGCCGCCGCACGCGAGGCCATCCTGGCCGCGAAGGCCGATGCGATGGTCGTTGCCGCCTATGGGCTGATCCTGCCGCAATGGGTGCTCGATGCGCCTCGGCTCGGCTGCCTCAACATCCATGCCTCCCTGCTGCCGCGCTGGCGTGGCGCGGCGCCGATCCACCGCGCCGTCGAGGCCGGCGATCGCGAGACCGGCGTCACCATCATGCAGATGGACGCGGGGCTGGACACCGGCGACATGCTGCTGGTCGAGTCGCTGCCGATTGCGGCCAGCGACACCACCGCCAGCCTGCACGACCGCCTGGCCACCCTGGGCGGCCGGCTGATCGTCGAGGCGCTCGAACTCGCGGCCTGCGGCGGCCTGCGCGCCGTGCCGCAACCGGTCGAGGGCGTGACCTATGCGCACAAGATCGAAAAGGCCGAAGCGGCCATCGACTGGGCGCTGCCCGCCGAGGTGATTGTGCGCCGCATCCACGCCTTCGACCCGTTTCCCGGTGCGGCCTCGGTGCTGGCTGGCGAAAGCCTGAAGATCTGGGATGCCTCGGTGTCGTCCCTGCCGCGGCCCGCGGATGCAAAATCTGGAGAAATCGTGGCTGTGACGCCCAAGGGCATTGCGGTGGCTGCTATGGATTCTGTAGTGAATTTGATCCGGGTGCAGCGCCCTGGCGGCAAACGTCTGGCGGTGCAGGACTTCGTGCGTGGCGCTGGCGTGAGCGTCGGCCAGAATTTCGAAGCGCGGGGCATCTGA